Part of the Planococcus plakortidis genome is shown below.
AGTCCTTGTGGAAGTCGAAGAAAACCTTCTTCATGCTCATGCTTGCTTCGTTCCTCATTTCGGCCAATTGGTTTTTCTATATTTATGCCGTGACCAACGACCGGATCGTCGAAACGAGCCTGGGCTATTACATCAACCCGCTCATTTCCGTGTTGCTCGGTTCGTTCTTCTTAAAGGAAAAACTTTCGCCTGCCGTAAAGGCCGCTTTTGTGCTTGCCGCTATCGGCGTGGCGGTCATCACGATTTCCTACGGGACTTTGCCGTGGCTGGCGCTCGGCATGGCATTCAGCTTTGCGTTCTATGGATTGATCAAGAAAACCATCCAGCTGAATGCATTAAGGGGCCTGGCGATCGAGACGATGTTCGTGCTGCCGTTTGCGACTGCCTATTATATCTATCTATTTTCTGTCGACCGCGCAGCGTTTTTGCATAGCGGCGTGCCGACCGACCTGCTCGTCATCCTCAGCGGATTCCTGACCGCCTTGCCACTACTGCTTTTCGCCATGGGGGCGCCGCTCATTCCGTTATATATGATCGGCTTCCTTCAATATATCGCCCCGAGCTTGATGCTGTTGATCGGCGTCTTTCTGTACGGAGAGGCATTCGGGACCATTTCGGCCATTTCCTTCTCCTTTATCTGGAGCGCCCTGATCCTGTTCACGGGGTCGAAAATCATGGAAGCGAGACGGATAAGAAAAAACCGCCATATAGCAGGTGCCGAATTTGGCGGAAAGTGAAACATATTGAGCGTTGTATCGTATAGTTAAATGGAATACTTAAGGAGGGAAATGGAACATGATGAACACAAAACGATGGATCGCTTTAGTCGCCGCTGCTGTATTGCTAGTGATCTCACTGGTCATTAACTCGGCATTCAGCGTACTGCAGTCGGATTTCACTTCAGGATTTGATGATTGGACGGGAATGGATCAGACAGCCTTGAGCGAACGAGTGGTTGAACCGGGTGATGCTTCCAACCGCATTGCAGTGTTGAATGTGGACGGGGCGATCCAGGATACGGGCGAAGCTTCCGTTTTTGCAGCTGCTGGCTATAACCATGACCTGTTTATGGAGCAATTGCAAGCCGTCAAGGAAGACAGCAGCGTCAAAGGCGTTGTGCTGCAAGTCAATTCCCCTGGCGGAGGCGTGGTCGAGTCCGCTCAAATCCACGACAAGATCAAGGAAATCCAGGAAGAAACCGGCAAGCCGCTTTACGTGTCGATGGGCGCGATGGCTGCATCAGGCGGTTATTATATTGCCGCGCCGGCTGAAAAGATTTTCGTCAGCGAAGAAACCTTGACGGGTTCAATCGGTGTCATCATGCAAAGCGTCAATTATGGTGAATTGGCAGAGCGCTATGGCATTGATTTTGTCACCATCAAATCGGGGCCATACAAAGACATATTGAGCCCGACGCGGGAGATGTCCGAAGAAGAACGGGCGCTTTTGCAAGACATGCTCGACAGTTCATATGAAGAGTTTGTCGATGTCATCGAAGAAGGCCGCGATATGACCGAAGCGGAAGTGAAGGAATACGCAGATGGGCGCATCATGAATGGCCGCCAAGCAGTCGAGGCGAACCTTGCGGACGATTTCGGCTTTGCGGAAGATGTCATCCAGGCTATGCGTGATGATTTCGATCTAGCCGACGGTGAAGTATTCGAGTACGGGGCCGGAGATAACTGGTCTTCACTGTTCGCGATGAAGGCCGGCTCATTCTTCGGGATGGACATGGAAACGAAATTCATTTCGGATATGCTGTCCCAAAACAGCGGGCCGCGGATGATGTATCTATACGGTGAAAACTAAGGAGGTGGAAAAGCATGACTGATCACGTCAATACGGATGCGGCGGAACGGGCAGCTGCCACTCCGCCGTCCCAGCCGGAAAACGATTTGGTGCTTTTCTATGAACGCAAGCCGGCAGGGTTCTGGATGCGCTTCTGGGCATATTTGGTCGATATCCTGCTCATTTCAGCAGTTTCCTCTATTTTGATCCGGCCGTTGTTCGCGCTTTTCGGGTGGGAGGCCACAGAAAGTGTTTGGTATGCGCCATATGCAATCTTGACCGCGGTTGTCTTTTACGGTTATTTTGTCTTGATGACCAAATTCTTTGCGCAGACGGTCGGCAAGATGATTTTCGGCTTGCGCGTCGTTTCGCTGAAAACGGATCGCTTATCATGGGCCACTTTATTGTTCCGTGAGTGGATCGGCCGCTTTATCTCGGTGACGATCCTGCCTTTGTACTGGATTGTCGGCTTCACTCCCTTAAAGCAGGGGGTCCATGATTTCATCGCGGATACGACCGTCGTCCACGAGGAAGCCTACCGGAAACAGCAGATGGCGAGGAAACGGCTGGAAGGGTCTCGGTTGCAAGAGAGTGAAGGCATTTAGTATGATGAAGGTAATCTGAAAGGGAGGCGTTGCAATTTGGTACAAATCACATTCAAGCAAAACCCTGTAACATTGCCAGGAAATGAAGTGAAAGTAGGCGATGCGGCACCGGATTTCACGGTGCTATCGAACAGCCTGGAACCGAAGACACTTAGCGATTTCAAAGGCAAAGTGCTGTTGATCAGTGTCGTCCCGTCGCTAGATACAGGAGTATGTTCCGATCAGACGAAACGATTCAGCGATGAAGCGGCATCATTGGGTGACGAGGTCGAAGTATTGACGGTTTCCTGCGACCTGCCATTCGCGCAGAAACGCTGGACGGAGATCAATGGCGTAGATTCGATCACGACATTGTCCGACCACCGCGACCTTTCCTTCGGCGAAGCATACGGACTGACGATGCAGGAGCTGCGCTTATTGGCACGTTCCATCTTCGTTGTCGA
Proteins encoded:
- the rarD gene encoding EamA family transporter RarD; its protein translation is MTEEKKGTLLTILTYTIWGFLPIFWKQVDHVPADELLAGRIFWAFWLTLGFIVLTGGGKRFMEDIKSLWKSKKTFFMLMLASFLISANWFFYIYAVTNDRIVETSLGYYINPLISVLLGSFFLKEKLSPAVKAAFVLAAIGVAVITISYGTLPWLALGMAFSFAFYGLIKKTIQLNALRGLAIETMFVLPFATAYYIYLFSVDRAAFLHSGVPTDLLVILSGFLTALPLLLFAMGAPLIPLYMIGFLQYIAPSLMLLIGVFLYGEAFGTISAISFSFIWSALILFTGSKIMEARRIRKNRHIAGAEFGGK
- the sppA gene encoding signal peptide peptidase SppA, with amino-acid sequence MNTKRWIALVAAAVLLVISLVINSAFSVLQSDFTSGFDDWTGMDQTALSERVVEPGDASNRIAVLNVDGAIQDTGEASVFAAAGYNHDLFMEQLQAVKEDSSVKGVVLQVNSPGGGVVESAQIHDKIKEIQEETGKPLYVSMGAMAASGGYYIAAPAEKIFVSEETLTGSIGVIMQSVNYGELAERYGIDFVTIKSGPYKDILSPTREMSEEERALLQDMLDSSYEEFVDVIEEGRDMTEAEVKEYADGRIMNGRQAVEANLADDFGFAEDVIQAMRDDFDLADGEVFEYGAGDNWSSLFAMKAGSFFGMDMETKFISDMLSQNSGPRMMYLYGEN
- a CDS encoding RDD family protein, yielding MTDHVNTDAAERAAATPPSQPENDLVLFYERKPAGFWMRFWAYLVDILLISAVSSILIRPLFALFGWEATESVWYAPYAILTAVVFYGYFVLMTKFFAQTVGKMIFGLRVVSLKTDRLSWATLLFREWIGRFISVTILPLYWIVGFTPLKQGVHDFIADTTVVHEEAYRKQQMARKRLEGSRLQESEGI
- the tpx gene encoding thiol peroxidase yields the protein MVQITFKQNPVTLPGNEVKVGDAAPDFTVLSNSLEPKTLSDFKGKVLLISVVPSLDTGVCSDQTKRFSDEAASLGDEVEVLTVSCDLPFAQKRWTEINGVDSITTLSDHRDLSFGEAYGLTMQELRLLARSIFVVDKDGKVTYVEYVAEGTDHPDYEKALAAVRELTN